The following are encoded in a window of Bradyrhizobium guangdongense genomic DNA:
- a CDS encoding O-antigen ligase family protein, whose product MKTESLACAGAPAAPARQGSAILMRAADVLAALIAASLPWSTTAPSVFVGLWLLAVTPTIDWRDYGRRLTQPAYALPFLMLLLAVMGMLWSDGDWADRLHAVKPVAKLVLIPPLLYHFSRSVRGYQVCLAFLVSCALLAVYSWIVLFDPTLKLTATASSGVPVKNYIDQSQEFTLCVFALALPALSFWRGGSTIATIACLALIGLFLTNMVFVAFARTALLCIAVLLTLFAWRHLSRRAALLLLAGVIAASALAWTSSPYLRQRITDIVVEYQHGREDISRASTAQRLTYWRKAATAFAKAPLFGHGTGSIKRQFERAASQESSLDAEIVSNPHNQTLHVAVQWGLLGVALLYALWIAHLRLFMDDGLAAWIGLVVVVQNIASSLLNSHLTDFHEGWIYVLGVGVAGGMALKTKASPDY is encoded by the coding sequence ATGAAAACCGAATCCCTCGCGTGCGCAGGTGCCCCCGCCGCTCCGGCGAGACAAGGCTCGGCCATCTTGATGCGGGCCGCCGATGTTCTCGCTGCACTGATCGCAGCATCACTGCCGTGGTCGACCACGGCGCCCTCGGTCTTCGTTGGGCTCTGGCTGCTCGCGGTGACGCCGACCATCGACTGGCGGGATTATGGGCGCCGCCTCACGCAGCCGGCTTATGCCCTGCCCTTCCTCATGCTGCTGCTAGCGGTTATGGGCATGCTCTGGTCGGACGGTGATTGGGCCGACCGGCTGCATGCGGTCAAGCCGGTCGCAAAGCTCGTGCTGATTCCGCCGCTCCTCTATCATTTCAGTCGATCGGTACGCGGCTATCAGGTTTGTCTCGCCTTCCTCGTGTCCTGCGCGCTGCTTGCGGTGTACTCTTGGATCGTGCTGTTCGATCCCACCCTCAAGCTGACCGCGACGGCATCGTCAGGCGTTCCCGTCAAGAACTACATCGACCAGAGCCAGGAGTTCACGCTGTGCGTCTTTGCGCTCGCATTGCCGGCGCTCAGCTTCTGGCGCGGCGGAAGCACCATCGCGACGATCGCTTGCCTCGCGCTGATCGGACTGTTCCTGACCAACATGGTCTTCGTCGCCTTCGCTCGGACGGCGCTGCTCTGCATCGCCGTCCTGCTGACGTTGTTCGCCTGGCGGCACCTGAGCCGGCGCGCAGCGCTGCTGTTGCTCGCAGGCGTTATCGCCGCAAGCGCACTGGCCTGGACGTCGTCACCCTATCTGCGCCAGCGCATCACCGATATCGTCGTCGAATATCAGCACGGGCGCGAGGACATCAGTCGCGCCTCGACCGCACAGCGCCTGACGTATTGGCGCAAAGCGGCGACCGCCTTTGCCAAGGCGCCGCTGTTCGGCCACGGCACGGGGTCGATCAAGCGGCAGTTCGAGCGCGCCGCTTCCCAGGAGAGCAGTCTCGACGCCGAGATCGTCAGCAATCCGCATAACCAGACCCTGCACGTTGCGGTGCAATGGGGACTGTTGGGCGTCGCCCTGCTCTACGCCCTGTGGATCGCCCACCTTCGCCTGTTCATGGACGATGGTCTTGCCGCCTGGATCGGCCTCGTGGTCGTCGTGCAGAACATCGCGAGTTCACTCCTGAACTCGCATCTCACCGATTTCCACGAGGGCTGGATCTATGTGCTCGGCGTCGGCGTCGCCGGCGGCATGGCTCTGAAAACCAAGGCCAGCCCCGACTACTGA
- a CDS encoding glycosyltransferase, with amino-acid sequence MHHTCHSPRRPSVLHIFKIYYPDLFGGTLTVIRDICASLKDAFASAVLVCSQSAEQREIVVDDVPVERVRSFGDVLSLPAAPTYPWRLWQKIADHDLLALHAPFPLADLVFAFGLGRRRPMVVHWHADIVTHAGLRWFIEPLMRRTLRQAKAIIVSDRVLVDKTPLLREFEDKCHVVPFGIDTDVYDWPKIEPHHVNDRGRLVLACGRLVPYKGFDVLIRAAVNRAFEVWIIGEGVERTRLEQLIGELGLGERVRLLGSVSDCERIKLMCLADVFVMPSVTNAETFGLVQLEAMAAGRRVVNTALDTAVPRVARHGMEALTVPPGDAEALGEAIDTLISDPGRRRRMGLSARTRAVSRYSTATFKDGMESVYRAALAASRDQPADDHQKETGWFDSIGIAAILAWSDMRHRYVRSLLGPFWMSLQMAIVVAVLGSVIGQMSNGDMLARLPMLALSMTAWTFLNSVVLDATTALQNSASLIRDRALPPVIFLLQCTFRQGLFALHNACVPLALWLLLTPHNLSGALAALPGLSLFVVCTFALSLVLGALATRYRDLKPIIESTLMLAFLASPVIWSADMVNHRSTVMRLNPLTHLFAVWREPLTGGHVGATSITYVLVMLALLLGASVLTLGHLRKAAFWI; translated from the coding sequence ATGCATCACACCTGCCACTCTCCGCGCCGCCCGTCGGTGCTGCACATCTTCAAGATCTACTACCCCGACCTGTTCGGCGGCACGCTCACCGTAATCCGGGATATCTGCGCCAGCCTAAAGGACGCCTTCGCCTCCGCCGTGCTGGTCTGCTCGCAATCGGCCGAGCAGCGGGAGATCGTCGTCGACGATGTGCCGGTCGAGCGGGTCCGCTCGTTCGGCGATGTGCTGTCGCTGCCCGCCGCCCCAACCTACCCCTGGCGGCTGTGGCAGAAGATCGCCGACCACGACCTGTTAGCGCTGCATGCGCCCTTCCCGCTCGCTGACCTCGTGTTCGCCTTTGGACTCGGCCGCAGGAGGCCGATGGTGGTCCACTGGCACGCCGACATCGTTACTCATGCGGGCCTGCGCTGGTTCATCGAGCCCTTGATGCGGCGGACGCTGCGCCAGGCCAAGGCGATCATCGTGTCCGATCGCGTGCTGGTCGATAAGACGCCGCTGCTGCGGGAATTCGAAGACAAATGTCACGTCGTGCCGTTCGGCATCGATACTGACGTCTATGACTGGCCGAAGATCGAGCCTCACCATGTCAACGATCGCGGCCGCCTCGTGCTCGCCTGCGGCCGGCTGGTGCCGTACAAGGGCTTCGACGTGCTGATCCGCGCCGCCGTCAACCGTGCGTTCGAGGTCTGGATCATCGGCGAAGGCGTCGAACGCACCCGGCTCGAGCAGTTGATCGGCGAGCTCGGCCTCGGCGAGCGCGTCCGCCTGCTCGGCTCCGTCAGTGATTGCGAGCGCATCAAGTTGATGTGCCTTGCCGACGTCTTCGTGATGCCGTCAGTCACCAATGCCGAGACCTTCGGCCTCGTCCAACTCGAGGCCATGGCAGCGGGCCGTCGCGTGGTAAATACCGCGCTCGACACCGCGGTGCCGCGCGTGGCGCGCCACGGCATGGAAGCACTCACCGTTCCGCCCGGCGACGCCGAGGCGCTCGGTGAGGCCATCGACACCCTGATCAGCGATCCCGGGCGGCGCCGCCGCATGGGACTGTCCGCGCGGACGCGAGCCGTGAGCCGCTATTCCACCGCGACTTTCAAGGACGGCATGGAATCGGTCTACCGCGCGGCCCTCGCCGCCTCCCGCGACCAGCCCGCGGACGATCATCAGAAGGAAACCGGCTGGTTCGACAGCATCGGGATCGCCGCCATACTCGCCTGGTCCGACATGCGCCACCGCTATGTGCGCTCGCTGCTCGGTCCATTCTGGATGTCGCTGCAGATGGCGATCGTGGTTGCGGTGCTCGGCTCGGTGATCGGGCAGATGTCGAATGGCGACATGCTGGCGCGCCTGCCCATGCTGGCTCTCTCGATGACGGCCTGGACCTTTCTCAACAGCGTCGTGCTCGATGCAACCACCGCGCTCCAGAACTCCGCAAGCCTGATCCGCGACCGTGCGCTGCCGCCGGTGATCTTCCTTCTGCAATGCACGTTCCGTCAGGGGCTGTTCGCGTTGCATAACGCCTGCGTGCCGCTCGCGCTCTGGCTATTGCTCACACCGCACAATCTCTCTGGAGCACTCGCAGCGTTACCCGGCCTGTCGCTCTTCGTGGTCTGCACTTTCGCCCTCAGCCTCGTCCTCGGCGCGCTGGCGACCCGGTATCGCGACCTCAAGCCAATCATCGAATCCACGCTGATGCTCGCCTTCCTCGCTTCGCCCGTGATCTGGTCCGCCGATATGGTCAATCATCGCTCGACCGTGATGCGGCTCAATCCGCTGACGCATCTGTTTGCAGTGTGGAGAGAGCCGCTGACTGGCGGCCATGTCGGGGCGACCAGCATCACCTATGTCCTGGTGATGCTGGCGCTGCTGCTTGGTGCCAGCGTGCTGACCCTGGGCCATTTGCGCAAAGCCGCCTTCTGGATCTGA
- a CDS encoding NAD-binding protein, with amino-acid sequence MGAIQIAGLAEGLAIAEQAGLDMKLVLESIQTGVAASPQVLRHSKRMVARDFSGATFTTALRHKDAAYAVRLAESLLAEKPRVSRAAVDAYAQAKAAMPDEDEGRMIELVSRPKTPS; translated from the coding sequence ATGGGCGCAATCCAGATCGCAGGTCTCGCCGAGGGCCTCGCCATCGCGGAGCAGGCCGGACTCGACATGAAGCTGGTGCTGGAATCGATCCAGACCGGCGTGGCCGCAAGTCCGCAGGTGCTACGGCACTCCAAGCGCATGGTCGCCCGCGATTTCAGCGGTGCGACGTTTACGACGGCGCTTCGGCACAAGGATGCCGCCTATGCCGTGAGGCTCGCGGAGAGCCTGCTGGCGGAGAAGCCGCGGGTCTCGCGCGCCGCCGTCGATGCTTATGCGCAAGCCAAGGCCGCGATGCCCGACGAGGACGAAGGTCGGATGATCGAGCTGGTGTCGCGACCGAAGACGCCGTCTTAG
- the prfB gene encoding peptide chain release factor 2 (programmed frameshift) — protein MRAEIERLVEEIKQSVGLLRRHLDVEKSTARLAELNKLAEDPNLWNDPQKAQKLMQERTSLEDSLSGIGKVEQELEDDIGMIELGEAEGDTGVVVEAEAALKNLKKEVARRELEALLSGEADRFDSYLEVHAGAGGTESQDWAQMLLRMYTRWAETHGFKVEFLEESEGEEAGIKSATIQVSGHNAYGWLKTEAGVHRLVRISPFDSNARRHTSFSSVQVFPVIDDSIKIDIKESDVRTDTMRSGGAGGQHVNKTESAVRLTHIPTGVAVVCQAGRSQHKNRAQAWDMLRARLYEIELKKREEKAAADQAAKTDIGWGHQIRSYVLQPYQMVKDLRTGVQTSDTSGVLNGELDEFMAATLAQRAFGTTAGDVEDVD, from the exons ATGCGCGCCGAAATCGAACGGTTGGTAGAAGAGATCAAGCAGTCAGTCGGGCTGCTGAGGAGGCATCTT GACGTCGAGAAATCGACGGCGCGCCTCGCCGAGCTGAACAAGCTCGCAGAAGATCCCAATCTCTGGAACGATCCCCAGAAAGCCCAGAAGCTGATGCAGGAGCGAACCTCGCTGGAGGATTCGCTCTCGGGCATCGGCAAGGTCGAGCAGGAGCTCGAAGACGACATCGGCATGATCGAGCTCGGCGAGGCCGAGGGCGATACCGGTGTCGTGGTCGAGGCTGAAGCGGCGCTGAAGAACCTCAAGAAGGAAGTGGCGCGGCGCGAGCTCGAGGCGCTGCTGTCGGGTGAAGCCGATCGCTTCGATTCCTATCTCGAGGTCCATGCCGGCGCCGGCGGCACCGAGAGCCAGGACTGGGCGCAGATGCTGCTGCGCATGTACACGCGCTGGGCCGAAACGCACGGTTTCAAGGTCGAATTCCTCGAAGAGTCCGAGGGCGAAGAGGCCGGCATCAAGTCCGCAACCATCCAGGTCTCCGGGCACAACGCCTATGGCTGGCTGAAGACGGAGGCCGGCGTGCACCGCCTCGTGCGCATCTCGCCGTTCGATTCCAACGCGCGGCGACACACCTCGTTCTCGAGTGTGCAGGTGTTTCCCGTCATCGACGATAGCATCAAGATCGACATCAAGGAATCCGACGTCCGCACCGACACCATGCGGTCGGGCGGCGCCGGCGGCCAGCACGTCAACAAGACCGAATCCGCGGTTCGCCTGACGCACATTCCGACCGGCGTTGCGGTGGTCTGCCAGGCCGGCCGTTCCCAGCATAAGAACCGGGCGCAGGCCTGGGACATGCTGCGCGCGCGCCTGTACGAGATCGAACTGAAGAAGCGCGAGGAAAAGGCCGCCGCCGACCAGGCCGCCAAGACCGATATCGGCTGGGGCCACCAGATCCGCTCCTACGTGCTGCAGCCCTATCAGATGGTGAAGGACCTGCGCACGGGCGTGCAGACCTCCGATACATCGGGCGTGCTCAACGGCGAACTCGACGAGTTCATGGCGGCGACCCTGGCGCAGCGCGCCTTCGGCACCACCGCCGGTGACGTCGAGGACGTCGACTAG
- a CDS encoding glycosyltransferase family 4 protein, with protein MKLNILVVSESLGQPNHKRGIFHFTRELTRSLASEGHQLTLLVETSKRYRKLCRREQRTKLFPTQSRTIGLLALYRFLDEVNVGGPVTFSGTRQKLDWLRRRGSMLLSRDNLLCLLRAIGLRGLGAELIENRTAALEYIPPDLRHLELFRDFQLEPGFFNYQDSSAFFLLPPPRIDARDYDLIVVDTPTRVAIRRRPGAKVICVIHDLLPLTDLKLSDISTRQFLARMRTSLRHADELAFVSHYSMMRFRELLPQFAHLPARVVYPRTRFDAPDVLHLPAPSGPPGRPNFVVIVSNEPRKNVTTVLRAFRNLPQADLVVIGYAGQISRMRDIPGNVRFVGYVDEQEKAALIAEAHGLIMPSLAEGFGIPIIEALAANTPVLCSDIAVFREVAGELADYFDPFTPESIVASVTRVLARQEECRGKIRARRRELSERFGYQTQARDFLGLAAPPERLVAAQ; from the coding sequence ATGAAGCTGAACATCCTCGTCGTGTCCGAGTCGCTCGGACAACCCAACCACAAGCGGGGCATCTTCCACTTCACCCGGGAATTGACGCGTTCGCTCGCCTCGGAAGGCCATCAGCTCACGCTTCTCGTGGAGACCTCGAAACGCTATCGCAAACTGTGCCGGCGCGAGCAGCGCACAAAGTTGTTCCCGACGCAGTCACGCACCATCGGATTGCTCGCGCTTTATCGCTTTCTGGACGAAGTCAATGTCGGCGGGCCGGTGACGTTCAGCGGCACTCGCCAGAAGCTCGACTGGCTTCGCCGCAGGGGCAGTATGTTGCTGTCGCGCGATAACCTCCTCTGCCTCCTGCGTGCCATCGGCTTGCGCGGCCTTGGCGCCGAGCTGATCGAGAACCGGACCGCCGCACTCGAATACATTCCGCCGGATCTCCGCCATCTCGAACTGTTCCGCGACTTTCAGCTCGAGCCCGGCTTTTTCAATTATCAGGACTCCTCGGCCTTCTTTCTGCTGCCGCCGCCACGGATCGACGCCCGCGACTACGACCTCATCGTCGTGGATACCCCGACGAGGGTGGCGATCAGGCGGAGGCCGGGCGCCAAGGTGATCTGCGTGATCCACGATTTGTTGCCGCTTACCGATCTCAAGCTCAGCGACATCTCCACGCGGCAGTTCCTGGCGCGAATGCGCACCAGTCTGCGTCATGCCGACGAACTCGCCTTCGTTTCACACTATAGCATGATGCGGTTCAGGGAATTGCTGCCGCAATTTGCACACCTACCGGCGCGGGTCGTATATCCCCGCACCCGGTTCGACGCTCCGGATGTCCTGCACCTACCAGCCCCGTCAGGGCCTCCGGGGCGGCCGAACTTCGTCGTCATCGTGTCGAACGAACCGCGCAAGAACGTCACTACCGTCCTTCGCGCCTTCCGCAACCTCCCACAGGCCGATCTCGTGGTGATCGGCTATGCCGGACAGATCAGCCGGATGCGCGACATTCCCGGGAACGTCCGTTTCGTCGGCTATGTCGACGAGCAGGAGAAGGCCGCCCTGATCGCGGAGGCGCACGGCCTGATCATGCCGAGCCTGGCGGAGGGGTTCGGCATCCCGATCATCGAAGCGCTCGCCGCCAATACGCCCGTGCTGTGCTCGGACATCGCCGTGTTCCGCGAAGTCGCCGGCGAGCTCGCGGATTATTTCGACCCCTTCACACCAGAGTCGATCGTCGCCTCCGTCACGCGCGTATTGGCGCGACAGGAGGAATGCCGCGGCAAAATCCGCGCCCGCCGCCGAGAGCTTTCGGAGCGCTTCGGTTATCAGACCCAGGCCCGCGATTTCCTCGGGCTGGCCGCACCACCGGAACGGCTGGTCGCGGCGCAATAG
- a CDS encoding ABC transporter substrate-binding protein — MPGRRGHLALAMLAAGVLATTPASAQKKYDPGASDTEIKIGNIMPYSGPASSYGVIGRTEAAFFKMINDQGGINGRKINFISYDDAYSPPKAIEQARKLVESDEVLLIFQSLGTPSNSAIMKYMNAKKVPQLFVASGGTKFGDPKNFPWTMGFQPNYQSEGRIYAKYIRDNFPDGKIAVFWQNDDAGKDQFKGLKDGLGDKANMIIADKSYEVSDPSIDSQIVALHDSGADIFFSWAAPKGSAQAIRKVGELGWKPKFFLANTATSIASVLKPAGLDYSKDIISTAYLKDPTDPTWDKDPAVIAWRAFMDKYYPEGDKANANNVYGYVQAEAMAQVLKQCGDNLTRDNVMKQAANLKNFHTDLMLPGIMVNTSPDDYFPIEQMQLMRFNGQAWELFGDVITGEVGHEHSQ; from the coding sequence ATGCCGGGTCGTCGCGGACACCTTGCCCTCGCCATGCTTGCTGCCGGCGTGCTCGCCACGACACCGGCTTCGGCGCAGAAGAAATACGATCCCGGCGCCAGCGACACTGAAATCAAGATCGGCAACATCATGCCCTATAGCGGACCGGCATCGTCCTACGGCGTGATCGGCAGGACCGAAGCCGCATTCTTCAAAATGATCAACGACCAGGGCGGCATCAACGGGCGCAAGATCAATTTCATCAGCTATGACGATGCCTATTCGCCGCCGAAGGCGATCGAGCAGGCGCGCAAGCTGGTGGAGAGCGACGAGGTGCTGTTGATCTTCCAGTCCCTCGGCACACCCTCGAATTCCGCGATCATGAAGTACATGAACGCCAAGAAGGTGCCGCAGCTGTTCGTTGCCTCCGGCGGCACCAAGTTCGGTGACCCCAAGAACTTTCCCTGGACCATGGGTTTCCAGCCGAACTACCAGAGCGAGGGGCGGATCTACGCAAAATACATTCGCGATAATTTCCCTGATGGCAAGATCGCGGTGTTTTGGCAGAACGACGACGCCGGAAAAGACCAGTTCAAGGGCCTGAAGGACGGCCTCGGCGATAAGGCCAACATGATCATCGCCGACAAGTCCTACGAGGTCAGCGATCCCTCGATCGACTCGCAGATCGTCGCCTTGCATGATTCCGGCGCCGACATCTTCTTCTCATGGGCCGCGCCGAAAGGCTCGGCGCAGGCGATCCGCAAAGTGGGCGAGCTCGGCTGGAAGCCGAAATTCTTCCTGGCCAACACTGCGACCTCCATCGCATCGGTGCTCAAGCCGGCTGGTCTCGACTATTCCAAGGATATCATCTCGACCGCGTATCTGAAGGATCCGACCGATCCGACCTGGGACAAGGATCCGGCGGTGATCGCATGGCGCGCTTTCATGGACAAATATTACCCCGAGGGTGACAAGGCCAATGCCAACAATGTCTATGGCTATGTGCAGGCCGAAGCGATGGCGCAGGTCTTGAAGCAGTGCGGCGACAATCTCACGCGCGACAACGTCATGAAACAGGCCGCTAACCTGAAGAACTTCCACACGGACCTGATGCTGCCCGGCATCATGGTCAACACCTCGCCGGACGATTACTTTCCGATCGAGCAGATGCAGCTGATGCGCTTCAATGGACAGGCTTGGGAGCTGTTCGGCGACGTCATAACCGGCGAGGTCGGCCACGAGCACAGTCAGTAG
- a CDS encoding ABC transporter ATP-binding protein, producing the protein MAFISLRNVCLDYPLYGAYDFSLKRRLIGHLIREKGETRVIRAVDDITIMAEAGARIGLAGPNGSGKSTLLRLIAGVYPPSSGQLSIRGKVVPLLGLNAGVNLDFVAEDNIALLLRISGRKPTRAVIDEIWAFTELEARMQRLPLRMFSSGMLMRVLFATATAFPADILLLDEWLSVVDEQFAEKAERRLQNLVSQAAIVIIASHDQPLLRRTCTSIIHLDHGRIASTVTVEQPSALPFELREISA; encoded by the coding sequence ATGGCATTCATCTCCTTGCGTAATGTCTGTCTCGACTATCCCCTCTACGGCGCCTACGACTTCTCGCTGAAGCGGCGTCTGATTGGCCACCTCATCCGCGAGAAGGGCGAGACGCGGGTCATCCGCGCCGTCGACGACATCACCATCATGGCCGAGGCCGGCGCGCGCATCGGGCTTGCCGGCCCCAACGGATCCGGCAAGTCGACGCTGCTGCGGCTGATCGCAGGAGTCTACCCGCCAAGCAGCGGCCAGCTCTCGATCCGTGGCAAAGTCGTCCCTCTGCTCGGCCTCAATGCCGGCGTGAACCTCGACTTCGTCGCCGAGGACAACATTGCGCTGCTGCTACGGATCAGCGGCCGCAAGCCGACCCGTGCCGTCATCGACGAGATCTGGGCCTTTACCGAGCTCGAAGCCCGGATGCAGCGGCTGCCGTTGCGGATGTTCTCCTCGGGCATGTTGATGCGCGTGCTGTTCGCGACTGCGACCGCCTTTCCGGCCGACATCCTCCTGCTCGACGAATGGCTGAGCGTGGTCGACGAACAGTTTGCAGAGAAGGCTGAGCGGAGGCTGCAAAATCTGGTCTCGCAAGCCGCGATCGTGATCATCGCCTCGCACGACCAGCCGCTCCTGCGTCGCACCTGCACCAGCATCATCCATCTGGATCACGGCCGCATCGCCTCGACCGTCACCGTCGAGCAACCTTCGGCTCTTCCCTTCGAGCTCCGCGAGATCAGCGCATGA